In Cicer arietinum cultivar CDC Frontier isolate Library 1 chromosome 7, Cicar.CDCFrontier_v2.0, whole genome shotgun sequence, a single window of DNA contains:
- the LOC101506688 gene encoding 25.3 kDa vesicle transport protein SEC22-1 → MVKLTLIARVTDGLPLAEGLDDGRDLKDAEFYKQQVKALFKNLSRGHNDASRMSVETGPYVFHYIIEGRVCYLTMCDRAYPKKLAFQYLEELRNEFERVNGSQIETAARPYAFIKFDTFIQKTKKLYQDTHTQRNIAKLNDELYEVHQIMTRNVQEVLGVGEQLDQVSQMSSRLSSESRIYADKARDLNRQALIRKWAPVAIVFGVVFVLFWLKNKIW, encoded by the exons ATGGTGAAGTTGACTTTAATTGCTCGCGTTACTGATGGACTTCCACTAGCTGAAGGACTGGATGATGGTCGTGATCTTAAAGATGCTGAATTTTACAAACAGCAAGTTAAGGCTTTGTTTAAGAATCTCTCAAGAGGACATAATGATGCATCAAGGATGTCGGTTGAAACTGGTCCTTATGTTTTCCA TTACATTATAGAAGGACGGGTCTGTTACTTGACAATGTGCGATCGTGCATACCCCAAGAAACTAGCATTTCAATATCTCGAAGAGCTCAGGAATGAATTTGAGCGTGTTAATGGGTCTCAAATTGAAACCGCTGCAAGACCTTATGCCTTCATTAAATTTG ACACATTTATACAGAAGACAAAGAAACTTTACCAAGATACCCATACACAGCGTAATATTGCAAAGTTGAATGATGAACTTTATGAAGTCCACCAAATTATGACTCGAAATGTGCAGGAAGTTCTTGGTGTTGGTGAACAGTTGGATC AGGTCAGCCAAATGTCCAGTCGCCTATCATCAGAATCTCGCATATATGCTGACAAGGCTAGAGATTTGAACAGACAG GCTCTTATTCGGAAATGGGCTCCTGTTGCTATTGTTTTTGGAGTTGTCTTTGTACTTTTCTGGCTCAAGAACAAAATTTGGTGA
- the LOC101505832 gene encoding uncharacterized protein, with amino-acid sequence MATNDSTMEFHEISSETEEGSNLSSEYDDDSEQDPDYDMLEETHRSFSNLSLRNKAKKRIVEDKGLATTEINSEGIEITASSLDDENSETVQKIIKAGLLEKLKVDECKMYLKKNGLRLTGNKDTLIQRIKEHLEIINGGGEKKYPPQSFVLNCKGDACTGDVVLFEQNVYEMFNIASRSASGPPCGKRIVAGRIVKESYGAAKQQHTFTIEVLWSKGEKPLPPLHPLLIKGRNLYRLKTLRQKWEDEGKRQKMLMEKHSRGDVARADREARIQEKERRKTMKENRISKKDSAKNQSQSHSCIAATRSQKQPQETTKAFINLEKPQFPSQHSVSSANTSIATPAIVNKPAAVTEQRSRPIDSRTVAMGSDQFRNSGQSSFNANYYSTDYHCRDKPTTFVKTNNFTERSYQRKPLASTNQLHSHVANADHVHMSIPKRESYQQKQPCRHFARGRCYFGDNCKFLHDLGQRECMN; translated from the exons ATGGCAACCAACGATTCAACGATGGAGTTTCACGAAATCAGCAGCGAAACTGAAGAAGGATCCAACCTCAGTTCAGAATATGACGACGATTCAGAACAAGATCCTGATTACGACATGCTCGAAGAAACCCATCGTAGCTTCTCCAATCTCTCACTCAGAAACAAGGCAAAAAAGCG CATAGTTGAAGATAAGGGTCTGGCTACTACTGAGATAAACTCAGAAGGGATAGAGATTACTGCATCATCTCTAGATGATGAAAATTCTGAAAcagttcagaaaataataaAGG CGGGTCTGCTAGAGAAGTTGAAAGTGGATGAATGCAAGATGTATTTGAAGAAGAATGGTCTGAGGCTAACAGGGAATAAGGACACACTTATCCAGCGTATAAAGGAGCATCTAGA GATTATAAATGGTGGAGGGGAGAAAAAGTACCCACCTCAGAGCTTTGTGTTGAATTGTAAAG GTGATGCATGCACTGGTGATGTTGTTTTGTTTGAGCAAAATGTTTATGAAAT GTTCAACATAGCATCCAGGAGTGCGAGCGGTCCACCGTGCGGCAAAAGGATTGTTGCAGGCCGCATAGTGAAAGAAAGCTATGGTGCTGCTAAACAACAGCATACATTTACG ATTGAAGTGCTATGGAGCAAGGGAGAAAAGCCTCTCCCTCCCCTTCACCCCCTACTGATTAAGGGTCGAAACCTTTATAGGTTGAAGACTTTGAGACAG AAATGGGAGGATGAAGGGAAAAGGCAGAAAATGTTAATGGAAAAACACTCTAGGGGAGACGTTGCTAGGGCAGATAGGGAAGCAAGAATACAAGAAAAGGAGAGGAGAAAAACCATGAAGGAAAATAG GATCTCCAAAAAGGATTCAGCAAAGAACCAATcccaatcacattcatgcattgCTGCAACAAGGTCACAAAAGCAACCTCAAGAAACAACAAAAGCATTCATTAATCTAGAAAAGCCACAATTTCCATCTCAACACTCAGTTTCATCTGCGAATACAAGCATAGCAACACCTGCAATTGTAAATAAACCAGCAGCTGTAACTGAACAGCGCAGCCGACCTATTGATTCTCGAACTGTTGCAATGGGATCCGACCAGTTCAGAAATTCAGGACAATCATCTTTTAATGCAAACTACTATAGTACTGACTACCATTGCAGAGACAAACCAACTACTTTTGTTAAGACAAACAATTTTACAGAGAGAAGCTATCAAAGGAAGCCTTTGGCAAGTACGAATCAATTGCATTCGCATGTTGCAAATGCGGATCACGTGCATATGTCGATCCCTAAGAGAGAAAGCTATCAGCAAAAACAGCCGTGTAGACATTTTGCCCGGGGAAGATGCTATTTTGGAGATAACTGCAAATTCTTGCATGATTTGGGACAAAGGGAATGCATGAACTGA